A window of Hevea brasiliensis isolate MT/VB/25A 57/8 chromosome 14, ASM3005281v1, whole genome shotgun sequence contains these coding sequences:
- the LOC110664071 gene encoding protein SMAX1-LIKE 3, translated as MRARICSVQQALTAEAANIVKQAVSLSRRRGHAQVTPLHVATVMLASSNGLLRRACFHSHSHPLQCKALELCFNVALNRLPASTASALFCPHSSYPSLSNALVAAFKRAQAHQRRGSIENQQQPILALKIEIEQLIISILDDPSVSRVMREAGFSSTQVKNQVEQAVSLEICSQSTTPTKEITKPQVFSNNNVSQSLPFSQLGVAISNNDDVMSVLNALAEKKRNTVVIGECLASTESVVRGVKDKIERNIAPGELRSARFISFPIFSLKDLPKVEVEQKLVELRCIVKSYISRGIVLYLGDLKWVSDFWSNHIDQQRRSYYCSVEHMITELKRLVHGISETGRLWLMGIATFQTYMKCKAGHPSLETIWELYPFTIPAGSLSLSLNLECDSQSQSRSKASAFGNSWPQLESAVDNHLTFCTDSSFNREASNIHNKEFNANLTFSTSSSLPSWLQQHREETRRITIDDKESTETSHLSKKWNSFCSSVHKEPYHSQKTIKFASSPPSPKSVSSQECNNFLNQTHLNWPANFEPRHFLKERKIWMPKCTNEGSESNLINGPKPDLLSNPNSSPNSASSSEAMDDKEGLQSFKEFNDQNMKILCNSLEKKVPWQKDIISEIATTILECRSGMSKTKCKLNQEEKREETWLLFLGVDSEGKEKIARELARLVFGSQANYASIGVSNFSSTRADSTEEFKNKRPRDELGSSYHERFGLALNENPHRVFFMEDLEQVDYCSQKAIKQAIESGRLALPDGDNVPLKDAIIIFSCESFSSVSRGCSPPRRLKIGEKEGNKDEENESEDKNQVVSLDLNIAIKVEDDGDEYYNIAENGIQQIVDRQIIFKIQEL; from the exons ATGAGAGCAAGAATTTGTAGTGTACAGCAGGCTCTTACTGCTGAGGCTGCAAATATTGTGAAACAAGCTGTTAGCCTCTCTAGGCGGCGAGGCCATGCCCAAGTCACTCCCCTCCACGTCGCAACAGTTATGCTTGCTTCCTCCAATGGCCTTCTTAGAAGGGCCTGTTTCCACTCTCACTCTCATCCTCTCCAGTGTAAGGCATTAGAGCTTTGCTTCAATGTGGCTCTAAATCGCCTCCCTGCGTCCACTGCTAGTGCCTTATTTTGCCCTCACTCCTCTTATCCTTCTCTTTCAAATGCCTTGGTTGCTGCCTTTAAGCGTGCTCAGGCTCACCAACGGCGAGGCTCCATTGAAAACCAGCAACAACCCATTTTAGCTTTGAAGATTGAGATAGAGCAGTTGATAATCTCTATTCTTGATGATCCTAGTGTTAGTAGAGTCATGAGGGAAGCTGGTTTCTCGAGTACCCAAGTGAAGAACCAGGTAGAACAGGCTGTTTCTTTAGAGATCTGTTCTCAAAGCACTACTCCTACCAAAGAAATCACCAAACCTCAAGTTTTTAGCAATAATAATGTGTCTCAATCTCTACCTTTCAGTCAGTTGGGTGTAGCAATAAGCAACAATGATGATGTAATGAGTGTTTTGAACGCACTAGCCGAAAAAAAGAGAAACACAGTTGTTATAGGAGAGTGTCTAGCTAGTACTGAAAGTGTTGTTAGAGGAGTCAAGGATAAGATTGAGAGAAATATTGCTCCTGGAGAGTTGAGGTCTGCGAGGTTCATAAGCTTTCCTATCTTCTCTTTGAAAGATCTTCCAAAAGTGGAGGTTGAGCAGAAGCTTGTGGAGCTTAGGTGCATTGTCAAAAGCTATATCAGTAGAGGGATTGTTTTGTATTTAGGTGATCTTAAATGGGTTTCCGATTTTTGGTCTAACCATATTGATCAGCAAAGGAGAAGCTATTACTGCTCTGTGGAGCACATGATCACGGAGCTTAAAAGATTAGTTCATGGAATCAGTGAAACTGGAAGATTGTGGCTAATGGGAATTGCAACTTTCCAAACTTACATGAAGTGTAAGGCAGGCCACCCGTCTCTTGAGACTATTTGGGAATTGTATCCTTTCACAATTCCAGCAGGAAGCCTGAGCCTAAGTCTCAATCTTGAGTG TGATTCACAATCTCAGTCCAGAAGCAAGGCATCTGCCTTTGGGAATAGTTGGCCACAGCTTGAATCTGCAGTTGATAACCACTTAACTTTCTGCACAGATTCTTCCTTCAACAGAGAAGCTTCCAATATTCATAACAAGGAATTCAATGCCAACCTTACATTTTCCACTAGCTCAAGCTTGCCCTCATGGCTCCAACAGCACAGGGAAGAGACCAGAAGAATCACCATTGATGACAAG GAATCTACTGAAACCAGTCATCTAAGCAAGAAATGGAACTCTTTTTGCAGTTCAGTTCATAAAGAGCCTTACCATTCACAGAAAACCATAAAATTTGCTTCATCTCCTCCTTCCCCCAAATCGGTATCTTCCCAAGAGTGCAACAACTTCTTAAATCAAACACATTTAAACTGGCCCGCCAATTTCGAGCCAAGGCACTTTCTGAAAGAGCGGAAGATTTGGATGCCCAAATGTACCAATGAAGGCTCTGAAAGCAATTTGATTAATGGTCCCAAACCAGACCTTTTATCAAATcctaattctagcccaaattcaGCTTCTTCAAGCGAGGCGATGGATGATAAAGAAGGCCtgcaaagcttcaaggagttcaATGATCAAAACATGAAGATTCTATGTAATAGCTTGGAGAAAAAGGTTCCCTGGCAAAAAGATATTATTTCTGAAATTGCAACCACAATCCTGGAATGCAGGTCTGGAATGAGCAAGACAAAATGCAAGTTGAATcaagaagaaaaaagggaagaaaCTTGGCTTCTTTTCTTAGGTGTTGATTCTGAAGGAAAGGAGAAAATTGCAAGGGAGTTAGCCAGACTGGTTTTTGGCTCTCAAGCCAACTACGCATCGATTGGTGTAAGCAATTTCTCATCAACAAGAGCTGATTCAACTGAGGAATTCAAGAACAAGAGACCAAGAGATGAGTTGGGTAGCAGCTATCATGAGAGATTTGGCTTGGCCTTGAATGAGAATCCACACCGTGTGTTCTTCATGGAAGATTTGGAGCAAGTTGATTACTGTTCTCAGAAAGCTATCAAGCAAGCAATTGAAAGTGGAAGATTAGCACTTCCTGATGGTGATAATGTTCCTCTGAAAGATGCCATTATCATTTTCAGCTGCGAAAGTTTCAGCTCGGTGTCAAGAGGCTGTTCACCCCCAAGAAGGCTAAAAATTGGTGAAAAAGAAGGTAACAAGGATGAAGAAAATGAATCAGAAGACAAAAATCAAGTTGTCTCACTTGACTTGAACATTGCCATTAAAGTTGAAGATGATGGAGATGAATATTATAATATTGCTGAAAATGGAATCCAGCAGATTGTGGATAGGCAGATTATTTTCAAAATCCAAGAACTGTGA